One window of the Brevibacterium limosum genome contains the following:
- the holA gene encoding DNA polymerase III subunit delta has product MAAKKTLIPWSSAKPAPVVMISGGESVLVRMAKDRIVSAARKQDPEEIELDAAGYQAGELAMAASPSLFSSSKLIIVDAVEKCSEDFLGDAVAYLDAPNDDAVVVLLHAGGNRGAKLIKKLDSAGFPRIDAAVLKNESDRAKFAQTRFKTAKRRIDEAGMAALMSALGSDLAELNAGVDQLIEDTEGTITAEVVDQYYGGRVEATGFKVADAAVVGDAKNALSLLRHALSTGSDPVPLVAAVAMKLRGMAKVQGFSGTSGELASELKMAPWQVDRARREVRRWNEVALGQSLIAAAEADAAVKGGGRDPVYAVEWFVSEVSRLARLR; this is encoded by the coding sequence ATGGCAGCGAAGAAGACCCTGATCCCGTGGAGTTCGGCGAAGCCCGCCCCCGTCGTCATGATCTCCGGTGGCGAATCGGTGCTCGTCCGCATGGCCAAGGACCGCATCGTGTCGGCCGCGCGGAAGCAGGATCCCGAAGAGATCGAACTCGACGCTGCCGGATACCAAGCCGGTGAGCTGGCGATGGCGGCCTCACCATCCCTGTTCTCCTCCTCGAAGCTCATCATCGTCGATGCCGTCGAGAAGTGCTCGGAGGACTTCTTGGGCGACGCCGTGGCTTATCTGGACGCACCGAACGACGACGCAGTAGTGGTGCTGCTGCACGCCGGCGGCAATCGGGGAGCGAAGCTGATCAAGAAGCTCGACTCTGCCGGCTTCCCCCGCATCGACGCGGCAGTGCTGAAAAACGAAAGCGATCGGGCGAAGTTCGCGCAGACCCGGTTCAAGACCGCGAAGCGGCGCATCGACGAAGCCGGAATGGCCGCTCTCATGTCGGCGCTGGGCTCCGACCTCGCCGAACTCAATGCCGGAGTCGACCAGCTCATCGAAGACACCGAAGGCACCATCACCGCCGAGGTCGTCGACCAGTACTACGGCGGCCGCGTCGAGGCCACCGGCTTCAAGGTCGCCGATGCGGCAGTGGTCGGAGACGCGAAGAACGCACTCAGTCTGCTCCGACATGCGCTGTCGACCGGTTCCGATCCGGTCCCGCTCGTGGCGGCAGTGGCGATGAAGCTGCGCGGCATGGCGAAGGTGCAGGGATTCTCCGGCACCAGCGGCGAGCTGGCATCCGAGCTGAAGATGGCTCCGTGGCAGGTCGACCGTGCCCGCCGCGAAGTCCGTCGGTGGAATGAGGTGGCACTCGGCCAGTCGCTCATCGCCGCGGCCGAAGCCGACGCTGCCGTCAAGGGCGGGGGACGAGACCCCGTCTACGCCGTCGAATGGTTCGTCTCCGAAGTCTCTCGCCTCGCCCGCCTCCGCTGA
- the rpsT gene encoding 30S ribosomal protein S20, whose translation MANIKSQIKRNKTNEKARQRNKAVRSEVRSYVRVVRENIAAGNKEEAQQAYAVAARRLDKAVSKGVLHKNNAANRKSRLATQINAL comes from the coding sequence TTGGCTAATATCAAGTCCCAGATCAAGCGGAACAAGACCAACGAGAAGGCTCGTCAGCGCAACAAGGCTGTCCGGTCCGAGGTTCGGTCCTACGTCCGCGTCGTTCGCGAGAACATCGCTGCCGGCAACAAGGAAGAGGCGCAGCAGGCTTATGCTGTGGCTGCCCGCAGACTCGACAAGGCTGTTTCGAAGGGTGTTCTGCACAAGAACAACGCTGCGAACCGCAAGTCGCGCCTGGCCACGCAGATCAACGCTCTCTGA
- a CDS encoding type II toxin-antitoxin system PemK/MazF family toxin, protein MNWRSLVNRAARIGVRQGLRYLRQSQSRKSSGGASQPTDARRQTPAQSDGGGGAASARPGERSVSGGAGSYPGDYTGPLTVSYSPDLDGDADPGEVVWGWIPFEEDHSQGKDRPSLVVGRDGRWVLALMLTSQDHIPGGIGEVREDRHAKWMNIGTGDWDSRGRPSELRLDRVIRLDPDSIRREGAVMPREVFDHVAENLAG, encoded by the coding sequence ATGAATTGGAGATCACTGGTCAATCGGGCCGCGAGAATCGGAGTCCGTCAGGGGCTGCGCTACCTGCGTCAGTCGCAGTCGAGGAAGAGCTCCGGGGGTGCCTCGCAGCCCACGGATGCCCGCCGGCAGACTCCCGCGCAGTCGGACGGCGGAGGCGGTGCCGCCTCGGCGCGGCCTGGTGAGCGTTCCGTCTCGGGCGGGGCGGGTTCGTACCCCGGTGATTACACGGGTCCGCTCACGGTCAGCTACTCTCCCGATCTCGACGGCGACGCCGATCCGGGCGAGGTCGTCTGGGGGTGGATCCCCTTCGAGGAGGACCATTCGCAGGGCAAGGATCGGCCGTCCCTCGTCGTCGGTCGCGACGGCAGATGGGTGCTCGCGCTCATGCTCACCAGCCAAGATCACATTCCAGGCGGGATCGGCGAGGTCCGTGAGGACCGGCATGCCAAGTGGATGAACATCGGCACCGGGGACTGGGATTCGCGGGGTCGGCCCTCTGAGCTCCGTCTTGATCGGGTCATCCGACTCGACCCGGATTCGATCCGCCGGGAAGGTGCGGTCATGCCCCGTGAAGTGTTCGATCACGTGGCCGAGAACCTCGCCGGCTGA